Proteins from a genomic interval of Streptococcus sp. D7B5:
- the mecA gene encoding adaptor protein MecA has product MKMKQISDTTLKITMTLDDLMDRGMEIADFLVPQEKTEEFFYAILDELEMPDNFLDSGMLSFRVTPKPDKVDVFVTKSKIDQNLDFEDLADLPDMEELAQMSPDEFLKTLEKSIADKTKDDIEAIQSLEQVEAKEEEQEQADKETESKKEPYIYYILRFVSLADLVAFAKTVNYQMETSELYKMNGHYYLTILVDVENHPSPYPAWLLARMREFADDSDISRSVLQEYGQILINHDAVLGLQKIRS; this is encoded by the coding sequence ATGAAGATGAAACAAATTAGTGATACAACACTGAAAATCACAATGACTTTAGATGATTTGATGGACCGAGGAATGGAGATTGCAGACTTTCTCGTTCCTCAGGAAAAAACTGAAGAGTTTTTCTATGCTATTTTAGATGAGTTAGAGATGCCAGACAATTTCTTGGATAGTGGCATGCTGAGTTTCCGCGTGACGCCAAAACCTGATAAGGTGGACGTCTTTGTGACCAAGTCCAAGATTGACCAGAATCTGGATTTTGAAGATTTGGCGGATCTACCAGACATGGAAGAATTAGCCCAAATGTCGCCGGATGAATTTCTCAAAACCTTGGAAAAGAGCATTGCAGATAAAACCAAGGACGATATTGAGGCCATCCAATCTCTAGAGCAGGTCGAAGCAAAGGAAGAAGAGCAAGAGCAGGCAGACAAGGAGACTGAGAGTAAGAAAGAACCTTATATCTACTATATCCTGCGCTTTGTAAGCCTTGCTGACTTAGTTGCTTTTGCAAAGACGGTTAACTACCAGATGGAAACCTCTGAACTCTATAAGATGAATGGACACTATTATTTGACAATCTTAGTCGATGTAGAAAATCATCCAAGTCCATATCCAGCCTGGCTCTTGGCTCGTATGCGTGAGTTTGCAGACGACAGTGACATCAGTCGTTCAGTCTTGCAAGAGTATGGGCAAATCTTGATCAATCACGATGCAGTTCTCGGTCTGCAAAAGATTCGTTCATAA
- a CDS encoding oligosaccharide flippase family protein, with the protein MKNIKVNALASLLVNILNIVFPLITNPYLTRILSKSNYGYFNTANTWASFVIPLAAFGIYNYGIRAISKVKDDKNKINYVFSKLFYISVFTSLLTTGIYFLIIFFDTSIENLKVLYYILGAQALFQFLNIEWMNEAYENYAFILYKTLIIRITMLVAIFAFVKTADDIVPYAIVMTATTVLNYLLSFLWIKREVSFVKIGFVELAKASKPLFTMLLLANANMLYTLLDRMFITKGPDENYISYYTIAYSIVMLIASVLSGAINVSIPRLGYYLGKKDYKSYNYLVNQAASLFYFLMVPTSIGIMILGRYATVIYSSEKYLEAGIVTSVFAFRTIIWAIELILGKQIIFINDHENRLTAFYFLGGGANILLNSILYFNNIFAPEYYIATTIIAETIVVLLEIHFIKKHQLISLKEIFITLTRYSIISLGFIPIFYIFKMIFQINSYTVNFNMILMVLSTVATCGIYYLLTLFITKDKTLHYALNLVLAKLKRN; encoded by the coding sequence ATGAAAAATATAAAAGTAAATGCCTTGGCCAGCTTGCTGGTCAATATTCTCAATATCGTTTTTCCACTGATAACCAATCCTTATCTGACGCGGATTCTCAGCAAATCTAATTACGGTTATTTCAATACGGCCAATACATGGGCAAGTTTCGTTATTCCACTAGCTGCCTTTGGAATATACAACTACGGGATTCGAGCTATCAGTAAGGTCAAGGATGACAAGAATAAAATCAACTACGTCTTTTCTAAGTTGTTTTATATCTCGGTTTTCACCTCTCTCCTGACGACAGGTATCTACTTCCTCATTATCTTCTTTGACACCAGCATTGAGAATCTGAAAGTCCTCTATTACATCCTAGGGGCTCAAGCACTCTTCCAATTTCTCAATATCGAATGGATGAACGAGGCTTATGAAAACTATGCCTTCATCCTCTATAAAACATTAATTATTCGAATTACCATGCTGGTCGCTATCTTCGCCTTCGTTAAAACGGCAGATGATATTGTTCCTTATGCTATCGTTATGACAGCGACCACTGTCCTCAACTACCTGCTCAGTTTTCTTTGGATTAAGAGAGAAGTTTCTTTTGTTAAGATTGGTTTCGTCGAATTAGCTAAAGCTTCTAAACCGCTCTTCACTATGCTTCTCTTAGCAAACGCTAATATGCTTTATACCTTGCTAGATAGAATGTTTATCACCAAGGGACCAGATGAAAACTACATTTCTTATTATACAATTGCCTATAGTATCGTCATGTTGATTGCCAGTGTCTTGAGTGGAGCTATCAACGTCAGTATTCCACGCCTTGGCTACTATCTCGGTAAAAAGGATTACAAGTCCTATAATTATCTCGTGAATCAAGCGGCATCCTTATTCTATTTCCTTATGGTTCCAACTAGTATCGGGATTATGATATTGGGACGGTACGCAACTGTTATTTATTCTTCTGAAAAATATCTTGAAGCGGGTATCGTAACTAGCGTCTTCGCTTTTCGTACCATCATCTGGGCTATTGAATTGATTCTTGGTAAACAGATTATCTTTATCAATGACCATGAAAATCGCTTAACTGCCTTCTACTTCCTTGGTGGTGGTGCCAATATACTATTAAATAGCATCTTGTATTTCAATAATATTTTTGCACCTGAGTATTACATCGCTACGACCATTATCGCAGAAACTATCGTTGTTTTACTTGAAATTCATTTTATCAAGAAACACCAACTGATTAGTTTAAAAGAAATTTTTATAACCTTAACACGTTATAGCATTATATCCCTTGGTTTTATCCCAATCTTCTATATTTTCAAGATGATTTTCCAAATCAATTCTTACACAGTAAACTTCAATATGATTCTCATGGTTCTGTCTACCGTAGCAACTTGTGGTATCTATTACCTCTTGACTCTCTTTATTACCAAAGACAAAACACTCCACTATGCACTGAACCTTGTACTTGCTAAATTAAAACGAAATTAA
- a CDS encoding MBL fold metallo-hydrolase: MKNKWLLKSVSYSVLAFFLLLIQLSQGVDADTISAGSGNRIHFINTKAKSGSDAILLESNGHYALIDMGEDYDFPDGSDPRYPSRWGISMRNYQVLEDRLIRHLDQIGVKKLDFIIGTHVHSDHIGGADEILNRYQVGKFYLKKYSDDRITANWGLWDNLFNYDNALRAAQKRGVTLIQNISDEDSHLKLGDMDIQLYNYKNEYDADGNLKKVRDDNSNSIVSVVTVAGKRIYLGGDLDNAEGAEDKLGPVIGKVDMMKWNHHYDATISNTINFLENLSPKMIIQTTGGDINVASTREYLQKKNIQVLHAASQTQDATVFDISDKGFANVSNTFPNIPVVDEKWYQEDGYWKYRLTDGEMAIGWREIGGATYFFNGKGQMQAGRWLHLNDDWGENAKGNDYYLNQNGKMQTGGWFKLDDSWYYIQSNGARRFSELSEIGGKKYLFAADGKMLTGHQVYNGKKMFFSESGALQTAGKPSTWQKIDSNWYFYDEDGLKTIGKKNINGSTYYFNQEGIMQTGWVFVDGHWNYFASSGAMKTGWVKDQETWYYLDKDGIMLTGRQDINGVRYYLNASGAMQTGWKWQDNSWYFYTNSGAMKTGWLKDKESWYYLDPETGIMAVGSKEIDGKNYFFSSAGTMQVGWQWSNDSWHYYATSGALQTGWLKDGDVWYYLEGKEGVMLVGLHQVDGKQYYFSKSGAMQTGWKWFDNHYRYFESSGAMKTGWIKDKGVWYYLNPEDGIMLVGLHKVNGNHYYFDESGAMQTGWKQHDGNWYYFQADGSLLKNATTPDGYKVNEEGIWKQAVDAVNSDAVKPEQKQEANSSIVEQPKQDLNLEANASEKKEKE; the protein is encoded by the coding sequence GTGAAAAATAAATGGTTATTAAAATCAGTCAGCTATAGTGTTCTCGCATTCTTTCTATTACTGATTCAGTTATCGCAAGGAGTAGATGCAGATACCATCTCTGCAGGTTCGGGCAATCGTATCCATTTCATAAATACTAAAGCAAAATCTGGGAGTGATGCCATCCTTCTGGAAAGCAATGGTCACTATGCTTTGATTGATATGGGTGAAGACTATGACTTCCCTGATGGGAGTGACCCACGCTATCCAAGCCGCTGGGGAATTTCCATGAGAAATTATCAAGTATTGGAGGATCGATTGATTCGCCACTTGGATCAAATAGGTGTAAAAAAATTAGATTTTATTATAGGAACTCATGTTCATAGTGACCATATTGGTGGAGCAGACGAAATACTCAATCGATATCAGGTCGGTAAGTTTTATTTGAAAAAATATTCAGATGATCGGATCACAGCAAACTGGGGACTATGGGATAATCTTTTCAATTATGATAATGCTTTGAGAGCAGCTCAAAAACGAGGAGTTACTCTTATCCAGAATATTTCAGATGAGGATAGCCACCTAAAATTAGGTGATATGGATATTCAACTCTACAACTATAAGAATGAATATGATGCTGACGGGAATCTGAAAAAAGTTCGAGATGATAACTCCAACTCCATTGTTTCAGTAGTGACTGTGGCAGGAAAGAGAATCTATCTTGGTGGAGATTTGGATAATGCCGAGGGAGCAGAAGATAAGTTAGGTCCAGTTATCGGCAAGGTTGATATGATGAAATGGAACCACCATTATGATGCGACAATTTCAAATACGATTAATTTCCTTGAAAACTTATCACCAAAAATGATTATTCAGACAACTGGTGGAGATATTAATGTTGCTTCAACCAGAGAATACCTTCAGAAGAAAAATATTCAGGTTCTTCATGCTGCTAGCCAAACTCAAGACGCTACCGTTTTTGATATTAGCGATAAAGGATTTGCTAATGTTTCAAATACCTTCCCTAATATCCCTGTAGTTGACGAAAAATGGTATCAAGAAGATGGTTATTGGAAATATCGTTTGACTGACGGAGAAATGGCTATCGGCTGGAGAGAGATTGGCGGAGCCACTTATTTCTTTAATGGAAAAGGACAAATGCAAGCAGGTCGCTGGCTTCACCTTAACGACGACTGGGGAGAAAATGCCAAAGGGAATGATTACTATCTGAACCAAAATGGTAAAATGCAAACTGGTGGTTGGTTCAAACTAGATGACTCTTGGTATTATATCCAATCAAATGGTGCTAGACGATTTAGCGAGCTCTCTGAAATTGGAGGGAAAAAGTATCTCTTTGCGGCAGATGGCAAGATGCTAACAGGACATCAAGTTTATAATGGCAAGAAGATGTTCTTTAGCGAAAGTGGTGCACTCCAAACAGCAGGTAAGCCTTCAACATGGCAAAAGATTGATTCAAATTGGTATTTCTATGATGAGGATGGGCTAAAGACCATCGGTAAAAAGAATATCAATGGAAGCACATACTACTTTAATCAAGAAGGTATCATGCAAACTGGCTGGGTCTTTGTTGATGGTCACTGGAACTATTTTGCAAGTTCTGGAGCTATGAAAACCGGCTGGGTCAAGGATCAGGAAACATGGTATTATCTGGATAAAGATGGCATCATGTTAACTGGTAGACAAGATATAAATGGTGTTCGTTACTATTTGAATGCTAGTGGTGCCATGCAGACTGGCTGGAAGTGGCAAGACAATAGCTGGTACTTCTATACGAACTCAGGAGCTATGAAAACTGGTTGGTTGAAAGATAAAGAATCATGGTATTATTTGGATCCAGAAACAGGTATCATGGCTGTAGGATCTAAAGAGATTGACGGTAAGAACTATTTCTTCAGCTCTGCAGGTACTATGCAAGTTGGATGGCAGTGGTCAAATGATTCTTGGCATTACTACGCTACGTCGGGAGCACTCCAAACTGGTTGGTTGAAAGATGGTGATGTCTGGTATTATCTTGAAGGTAAGGAAGGCGTTATGTTAGTCGGCCTCCATCAAGTAGATGGTAAGCAATATTACTTTAGCAAATCTGGAGCCATGCAAACTGGCTGGAAATGGTTTGATAATCATTATCGTTACTTTGAATCAAGTGGAGCTATGAAAACTGGTTGGATAAAAGACAAAGGCGTCTGGTATTATCTAAATCCTGAAGATGGCATCATGTTGGTTGGCCTTCATAAAGTAAATGGTAATCATTATTACTTTGATGAATCAGGAGCTATGCAGACAGGTTGGAAACAGCATGATGGTAATTGGTACTATTTCCAAGCTGATGGTTCTTTGTTGAAGAACGCAACAACACCTGATGGTTACAAAGTAAACGAAGAAGGTATCTGGAAACAGGCTGTTGATGCTGTAAATAGCGATGCAGTCAAGCCAGAACAGAAACAAGAAGCTAATTCCTCTATTGTTGAACAACCTAAACAAGATTTAAATCTAGAAGCCAACGCTTCTGAAAAGAAAGAAAAAGAATAA
- a CDS encoding LicD family protein — protein MSERTLTLEEIKQVELDILKYLHDLCEQHQIKYFIDFGTLLGAVRHKGFIPWDDDTDISLARDEFEKLYKVLQNENHPYYKLISFRETKGYPYSYMRVYDVRTRRDANLVDPTVVLGTCVDIFPYDGVVTEESDRKKMKLYKYFIRLSSLNFKGIKSENGGLKNLPRYMGSAIFRLTSPQLWNQKLESLALKYSVDQATDLTCTIYDPYYPNGIKKEWLYDLIDMPYENIVLKVPRKYHEILVYEFGENYMTPPPIEQQVPGGDKNYWID, from the coding sequence ATGTCTGAAAGAACTTTAACTCTTGAAGAAATCAAGCAAGTAGAATTGGATATTTTAAAGTATCTACATGATCTTTGTGAACAACATCAAATCAAATACTTTATTGATTTTGGAACCTTACTAGGAGCTGTACGCCATAAAGGATTTATCCCTTGGGATGATGATACAGATATTTCCTTGGCGCGTGATGAATTTGAAAAACTGTACAAGGTTTTACAAAATGAAAATCATCCCTACTATAAATTGATTTCATTCAGAGAAACAAAGGGATATCCATACAGTTATATGAGAGTCTATGATGTAAGGACTCGTCGAGATGCTAACCTCGTAGACCCAACGGTCGTATTGGGAACTTGCGTTGACATTTTTCCATATGATGGTGTCGTCACAGAGGAAAGTGACCGTAAAAAAATGAAGCTCTACAAATATTTCATTCGCCTTTCTTCTTTGAATTTTAAAGGGATCAAGTCTGAGAATGGTGGACTAAAAAACCTCCCTCGTTATATGGGATCAGCTATTTTCCGCTTAACTTCCCCACAGCTATGGAATCAAAAATTAGAGAGCCTTGCTTTAAAGTATAGTGTAGATCAAGCAACAGATCTTACTTGTACTATCTATGACCCTTATTATCCAAATGGTATAAAAAAAGAATGGCTCTATGATTTGATTGATATGCCTTATGAAAACATTGTGCTCAAGGTTCCGAGAAAATACCATGAAATACTTGTCTACGAATTTGGAGAAAACTATATGACTCCACCACCTATTGAGCAACAAGTCCCAGGAGGGGATAAAAATTATTGGATTGATTAG
- a CDS encoding LicD family protein, with protein MNFSKMDEYFEKSKLWIAYLFVFISILSMSSLVYKIANPLYKGLSAIVVLYICYTLLFKWKEITADRKFLSLFGLLAGSHLLSAVFNRSGHLIGNVIEILFMVTYVLLFTMLQSGQLKKLFDWIAYTVQIVSFSSAIFAFGLLISRVLILFKIGEQSYYYGVMNGRLWGIVNPNASAIFSYISIILAMYLIHKGSKYSVYLKLNNVIQFVYFATMQSRGALLSLLLMIGLYSFFATRGSIVKRFLTFIIAGLLITATNIGLSYVTSIYISSETATVLDLNKGQSYAETDSSVTKKNGELHLIETTPSGRTYIWKNAIKMGSAKPIFGYGVRNVPDYYTEYFSKFEIQNSLIGGNFHNIFVTIFVSSGVLGLVSFLLVLAYVIKRFLTYLIVSKKHTDKLIMILFFGILFGQLFESQIMYSTNFINIIFWLAIGYGLVVCKRDEGVRYQEVTDVNEIQQMELGIMEYIHEVCQKIGVKYFLAYGSLIGAVRHQGFIPWDDDMDICMLREDYEKLQDYLIANPDERYEVMSYKNNLNYVYPFMKVQDNHTYLLEEDVRIDSNMGIYVDIFPVDGYEDDVEFKNKMTKLIKKRQLSCYTFKGITNTKSVLNSLLRYVSVIIFYFTNTNKYVAQIEELAKSRKVSDYEQVDYLIYKDMNKPVWRREWLEQVTTGTFEGKEFTIPKNYHEILTSDYGDYMQLPPVEQRVSHHDFKLWKIVKRSK; from the coding sequence ATGAATTTTTCAAAAATGGATGAATACTTTGAAAAATCAAAACTATGGATTGCGTATCTATTTGTTTTCATTTCGATTTTAAGTATGAGTTCACTGGTTTATAAGATAGCAAATCCCCTCTACAAGGGATTATCAGCGATTGTAGTGCTTTATATTTGCTATACCTTATTGTTTAAGTGGAAAGAAATCACAGCAGATCGCAAATTTCTATCCTTATTTGGACTCTTAGCTGGAAGTCATCTGCTATCAGCTGTTTTCAATCGCTCTGGACATCTGATTGGAAATGTGATTGAAATTCTCTTCATGGTAACCTATGTTTTATTATTTACCATGTTACAATCAGGGCAACTTAAAAAATTATTTGACTGGATTGCCTATACGGTTCAAATTGTATCTTTTTCTTCAGCAATTTTTGCGTTTGGTTTATTGATAAGTAGAGTCCTCATCCTATTTAAGATTGGTGAACAATCTTATTACTATGGTGTCATGAACGGCCGTCTGTGGGGGATTGTCAATCCAAATGCTAGTGCGATATTTTCATACATTAGCATTATTTTGGCTATGTATTTGATCCATAAAGGAAGTAAATATTCTGTTTATCTTAAACTGAATAATGTGATTCAATTCGTTTACTTCGCTACCATGCAAAGTCGAGGAGCCTTACTTTCTTTACTTCTCATGATTGGACTCTATAGTTTCTTTGCTACTAGAGGAAGTATCGTTAAACGATTCCTCACTTTTATAATTGCTGGTTTGCTGATTACTGCAACTAATATTGGATTAAGCTATGTAACTTCAATCTATATCTCATCTGAAACAGCGACTGTCTTAGATTTAAACAAAGGACAATCCTATGCTGAGACAGATTCGTCTGTTACTAAGAAGAACGGTGAGCTCCATCTGATTGAAACAACACCAAGTGGTAGAACCTATATCTGGAAAAATGCCATCAAGATGGGAAGTGCCAAACCAATTTTTGGTTATGGTGTACGAAATGTTCCAGATTACTACACAGAATATTTCAGTAAATTTGAGATTCAAAACTCCCTTATCGGTGGGAATTTCCATAACATTTTTGTGACCATATTTGTCAGTTCGGGAGTTCTAGGTTTGGTATCCTTCCTTCTTGTACTGGCTTATGTCATCAAGCGCTTTTTAACGTATTTGATTGTTTCCAAGAAACATACTGATAAATTGATCATGATCCTTTTCTTTGGTATCTTGTTTGGTCAATTATTTGAAAGTCAGATTATGTATTCAACCAACTTTATTAATATCATCTTCTGGCTAGCGATTGGCTATGGACTCGTAGTCTGCAAACGCGATGAAGGAGTTCGGTACCAAGAAGTAACAGATGTCAATGAAATTCAACAGATGGAACTTGGAATCATGGAGTATATTCATGAAGTTTGTCAGAAAATTGGGGTTAAGTATTTCTTAGCATATGGAAGTCTAATTGGTGCTGTTCGCCATCAAGGATTTATCCCTTGGGATGATGACATGGATATCTGCATGTTACGAGAAGATTATGAAAAGTTGCAAGACTACCTTATCGCTAACCCTGATGAACGTTACGAGGTCATGTCTTATAAAAATAATCTCAACTATGTCTATCCCTTCATGAAAGTGCAGGATAACCATACTTACTTGCTGGAAGAAGATGTTCGCATTGATTCGAATATGGGAATCTATGTCGATATTTTCCCTGTAGATGGCTACGAGGATGACGTAGAATTTAAAAACAAGATGACGAAACTGATAAAGAAACGTCAATTGAGTTGCTACACCTTTAAAGGCATTACTAATACGAAAAGTGTACTGAATTCACTGCTACGTTATGTGTCAGTTATTATTTTCTATTTCACCAATACGAACAAATACGTTGCCCAGATTGAAGAGCTTGCAAAATCCCGTAAAGTCTCAGATTATGAGCAAGTGGATTATCTTATCTACAAGGATATGAACAAACCAGTGTGGAGACGTGAATGGTTGGAACAAGTTACTACTGGAACATTTGAAGGTAAGGAATTTACCATTCCGAAAAATTATCATGAAATTTTGACCTCAGACTACGGAGACTATATGCAATTGCCGCCGGTTGAACAAAGAGTATCTCATCATGATTTTAAATTATGGAAGATTGTTAAAAGGTCTAAATGA
- a CDS encoding glycosyltransferase family 2 protein has product MMGKKISIIVPVYNVEAYLERCVESILQQTYTHFELILINDGSTDSSGQICDHLASQYENIKVYHIENAGVSNARNMGIQLATGSWVTFIDSDDFVTQDYLATLASAVEGLNVGFVIAPLHHIKNGIVTDIPPHSGKTELWSTEETMKELLMTTRTSFFPVAKLFKRDLLAYEKFNTNYHLAEDALFLTELLLKTRCSCVFIDKPVYYYDHREGSATTSVNRYVFDTIEVYQQIIAQVSQAFPNLKYELINRECWSYITVYDKIIFTSREEYQKEKAELRTWIVQHRREIWKDAYFTTFRKVAILSLVISPWLYKKIVGLKN; this is encoded by the coding sequence ATGATGGGAAAAAAAATAAGCATTATCGTTCCAGTCTACAATGTAGAAGCCTATCTGGAGCGATGTGTGGAGTCGATTCTTCAACAGACTTATACCCATTTTGAGTTAATCCTAATCAATGATGGTTCTACTGATTCTAGTGGACAGATCTGTGATCACTTAGCATCTCAGTATGAGAATATCAAGGTTTATCATATCGAAAATGCTGGTGTTTCAAATGCTAGAAATATGGGAATTCAGCTAGCGACGGGTTCTTGGGTTACCTTTATTGATAGCGATGATTTCGTTACCCAAGATTACCTAGCTACTTTAGCAAGTGCAGTTGAAGGGTTGAATGTAGGCTTTGTTATTGCTCCTCTGCACCATATCAAAAACGGCATTGTAACTGATATACCTCCACATTCAGGAAAAACAGAACTCTGGTCAACAGAAGAAACCATGAAGGAACTACTGATGACTACCAGAACGTCATTTTTTCCAGTTGCAAAACTGTTTAAGAGAGACCTGCTAGCGTATGAAAAGTTTAATACCAACTATCACCTAGCTGAAGATGCTCTATTTTTAACTGAATTGCTACTAAAGACAAGATGCAGTTGCGTATTTATTGACAAACCTGTTTATTATTATGATCATCGTGAGGGAAGTGCAACAACATCTGTTAATCGATATGTATTTGACACGATAGAAGTTTATCAGCAAATAATTGCTCAAGTTTCACAAGCCTTCCCTAATTTAAAATACGAATTAATAAATAGAGAATGTTGGTCGTACATCACAGTTTACGATAAAATTATCTTTACTTCACGTGAAGAGTATCAAAAGGAGAAAGCCGAGCTGAGGACTTGGATTGTTCAGCACCGACGCGAAATATGGAAAGATGCTTATTTCACCACTTTTCGCAAGGTAGCTATCCTTTCACTTGTCATTTCTCCATGGCTATATAAGAAAATTGTTGGATTAAAAAACTAA
- a CDS encoding phosphorylcholine transferase LicD yields the protein MSDLKAIQARSLEMAEYFVAFCKKHDLLCYLCGGGAIGALRNKGFIPWDDDLDFFMPRKDYEKLAELWPRYADERYFLSKSNKDFVDRNLFITIRDKETTCIKPYQKDLDLPHGLALDVLPLDYYPKNLAERKKQVRWALIYSLFCAQTVPEKHGAIMKWGSRILLGLTPKSLRYRIWKKAEKEMTKYGLAESDGITELCSGPGYMRNKYPIASFEDNLFLPFEGTEMPIPVGYDAYLSTAFGDYMTPPPADKQVPHHDAIIADMDKSYTEYKGEYGA from the coding sequence ATGAGTGATTTGAAAGCGATTCAGGCTCGTAGTCTGGAAATGGCTGAATATTTCGTTGCATTTTGTAAAAAACATGATTTGTTGTGCTATCTCTGTGGTGGAGGAGCCATTGGTGCCCTACGTAACAAAGGTTTCATTCCTTGGGATGATGATTTGGACTTTTTCATGCCACGTAAGGACTATGAAAAATTAGCAGAACTGTGGCCACGTTATGCAGACGAGCGTTATTTCTTGTCAAAGAGTAACAAAGATTTTGTAGACCGTAACCTTTTTATTACCATTCGTGACAAGGAAACCACTTGTATCAAGCCTTATCAGAAGGATTTGGATTTGCCACACGGTTTGGCCTTGGATGTTTTACCTTTGGATTATTATCCTAAAAATCTAGCTGAGCGTAAGAAACAGGTTCGTTGGGCCTTGATTTATTCACTCTTTTGCGCCCAAACTGTCCCAGAAAAGCATGGTGCCATCATGAAATGGGGAAGTCGCATCTTACTCGGCCTGACTCCAAAATCTCTACGTTATCGCATTTGGAAAAAAGCTGAAAAAGAAATGACCAAGTATGGTCTGGCTGAGAGCGATGGAATTACGGAATTATGCTCAGGTCCCGGATACATGCGAAACAAATACCCAATCGCATCCTTTGAAGACAATCTTTTCTTGCCATTTGAAGGAACAGAGATGCCTATCCCAGTTGGCTACGATGCCTATCTCAGCACTGCTTTTGGGGATTATATGACACCGCCACCAGCGGACAAGCAAGTACCGCATCATGACGCCATTATAGCAGACATGGACAAGAGCTACACAGAGTACAAGGGAGAATACGGAGCATGA
- a CDS encoding LCP family protein — MSKENPLSHHEQLRYDYLFKNIHYLNDRERREFDYLQQKMAGPKSEVHHFHQEETWGRDIDLPTYGSRSRSKKREKVAPQPKVKKKKRRIRFKRILTWFLLLITCVLVGMIFMFLRGFQSAANPTNKPADAKAAQVEVFNGQDTKDGVNILVMGTDGRIGQNSAETRTDTIMVLNVSGSDKKIKLVSFMRDNLVYIDGYSKIVNGQKQTDNKLNVAYELGEQEGQKGAEMVRKVLKDNFDLDIKYYALVDFQAFATAIDTLFPDGVTIDAQFSTLNGQPLTEATVGDDLHATETESPTQTIKVGKQQMNGSTLLNYARFRDDDEGDYGRTKRQQQVMSAVLEQIKDPTKLFTGSEALGKVFGMTSTNLPYSFLLTNGLSVLEGAQNGIERLTVPELGDWVDAYDIYGGQGLLVDQNKYQTKLAQMGMR, encoded by the coding sequence ATGAGCAAAGAAAATCCTTTAAGTCATCACGAGCAGTTACGTTATGACTATCTCTTCAAAAATATTCATTACCTCAACGACCGTGAACGGAGGGAGTTTGATTATCTGCAACAGAAAATGGCAGGTCCCAAGTCTGAAGTTCACCATTTCCACCAAGAAGAAACTTGGGGTAGAGATATTGATCTTCCGACTTATGGCAGTAGAAGCCGGTCTAAGAAACGTGAAAAGGTAGCTCCTCAACCTAAAGTCAAAAAGAAAAAGAGAAGAATTCGCTTCAAACGAATACTGACTTGGTTCTTGCTGTTGATTACCTGTGTGCTTGTAGGGATGATTTTTATGTTTCTTCGAGGGTTCCAGTCAGCAGCCAATCCAACAAATAAGCCAGCTGACGCCAAGGCAGCTCAAGTAGAGGTCTTTAACGGTCAGGATACCAAAGATGGTGTGAATATTTTAGTCATGGGGACAGATGGCCGTATCGGTCAAAATAGTGCGGAGACTCGTACCGACACGATCATGGTACTGAATGTCAGTGGATCGGATAAGAAGATCAAACTAGTCAGCTTTATGCGTGACAACTTAGTTTATATCGACGGGTACAGTAAGATTGTAAATGGCCAGAAACAAACGGATAACAAACTAAATGTTGCTTATGAACTTGGGGAACAAGAAGGGCAAAAGGGGGCTGAAATGGTCCGCAAGGTTCTAAAAGACAACTTTGATTTGGATATTAAGTACTATGCTCTAGTTGACTTCCAAGCCTTTGCAACAGCTATTGATACCCTCTTCCCTGACGGAGTAACGATTGATGCTCAATTCTCAACATTGAATGGTCAACCTCTGACAGAAGCCACAGTCGGAGATGACCTTCATGCAACAGAGACAGAGTCCCCAACTCAAACTATCAAAGTTGGAAAACAGCAGATGAATGGCTCCACCTTGCTGAACTATGCTCGCTTCCGTGATGATGATGAGGGAGACTATGGCCGTACCAAACGTCAGCAACAAGTCATGTCAGCTGTTCTTGAGCAAATCAAAGATCCAACCAAGCTCTTTACGGGGTCAGAGGCACTTGGAAAAGTCTTTGGCATGACATCAACAAATCTACCATATAGCTTCTTGTTGACCAATGGCTTATCTGTCCTAGAAGGTGCTCAAAATGGCATTGAAAGACTCACCGTCCCAGAACTTGGTGACTGGGTAGACGCTTATGATATCTATGGTGGACAAGGACTTCTAGTTGATCAAAATAAATATCAGACCAAACTCGCCCAAATGGGAATGAGATAG